ctacatgtgaatgagatagctagcttagacgAATGACACAAGGTTGACTTAgtgaagaggatccatgaacaagcacgaTAGCATATTGAAAAGAAGAACCGAAAATATTCATCTCAAGCTAATAAGGGGCGCAAGTTCATTACTTTTGAACTGGGAGACTGGGTATGTGTGCATATGAAAAAAGAGAGGTTTCctcctaaaagaaaaaaaatgctaCACCCGAGGGGTGATGGACTTTTTCAAGTGCTAGAAAAGATCAATgacaatgcatacaagttggatctatcAGGTGAGTATAAGTTCAATGCAACTTTCAATGTTTTTGATTTATCcccttttgatgtaggtgatgatttgagGACGAATCCTTTTAaggagagggggaatgatatgaaccaacaagctcTGATTGCACAGGATGGTCTGCACATACCAAtcggacccatcacaagagctagaaccaagaaggtcaaggaggctacgcaaggactaattgaaaagttgcttgagcaagagtcaatgagggtcatggacactaaagaaaaggaatTTATTGAAGAgtctaagatggtaaattgtctaaagactTGTGAAgttggaaccttaagccaataggggttgtttggggaatttttattgttttaattaaagtatgtgctaaatagtgggccaattgtgtcaattaagcatggcatgtgacttgcacatgtttcattaaatgacatgacattcttaaggttatgtggggctattttattggctAGATTGATGTCATAGTCTATTTTTATTGGTTGggctgatgtcatgggtttcttttattttctataagtagccaactctctgTTGTATTGAAAAAGGGATATTTTTGGttgaatacaattccaagtgaggttctcttcaagttcttcattgaactttcaccgaacttatcaaaggtgctacctttgtggcgttcatccattaatttgatattcttggtttgtgcttcacgtcaagcaataggtcaaggatctaCTACCATGTCGAATATTATTTTGGATTTGCGATTTTTATAAATCTAATTTGGGGTCTCTGAACGTTCATCCTTGGGGTTCCGTatcacattctccaagttccatctttctttggagtaagaAGGGCAGGACATGCACATGGGCTCATGCTTTCTTGAATAAATCCCTTACTTTTCAACTCTTCAACTTGCCTCTTCAATTCCTCATGTTATTTAGGATTCATCCAATAGTGGGGCAAGCTGGGCAAAGATGATCTTGGAACAAGATCTATATTATGCTAAATATCTCTCATTGGGGGTAATTCATTTAGAGGTTCAGAGATAACATCACTAAATTCAGAAAGTATAGGTGACACTTCATGTGGTGTCTCATGTTCTAGAGTAGAGGAGTCATTTTCCTTGGTTACCACAACATAGACAATCTGTGTCTTCTTACTCTTTTGCTCAAATTGTTTCTTTCTTAGAACATGCAAAGAATTTCCaactttctcttttattttcaaaCTTTTCTTTTCCTTGTCTTGTTTGTCCTTCTTGGGCTCTGAAGGACTCAAGACAATCTTCTTTCCATTGCACCTAAAAGTATAGGTGTTGGCTCTACCACTGTCTAAGACATCAAGATCATACAGCCAAGGTATTTCTAATAGAATGTGGGCAACATCCATACGAAGGACGTCATACCAGATTTTGTCTTCATAGTCCGGAATATTGATAAGGACTAGACACCTATGGCTTATGGGCGTGGTTGCTACATTCACCCAAGCAACTTTATACGGAGTGGGATGAGGTTCAACTTTcaatcccattttttttttttttgaagttgcTCTAGAAATCACATTCATGCAACTTCTTCCATTGATGATCATTTTACAACTCTTATTTCTACACTTgatataagtatgaaaaatagaagttCAGCACCAATCCTCTTGTTCTAGAGGTGTGACCATGATACATCGCATCACATTCACAGtagcattttcttcttcttcttctatggTTAACTCATCCTCACTAGCTACTTCTTCAGGAATGTAAGGGTGTTCTCctgagtcttcttcttcttcttcctctctctcaaTGGCTAAGTTTCTAGTGGGGCATTGCTTGGCAAAATGGCCTCTTTTATAACACTTATAGCACACATCACTTCCAAACATTTGTTTAGAGGACCCATTTATAGGAGCCTTCCCTATGTCAAAAGGCTACAAGATAGTGGGATTGCTACCTCTTGAGGTAACTTGACCAGTGTTGGTAGGTCCAATCCTCATATAAGATGTGGCTTTTATTTAGTTGGTGTCATTGGAGGagttttcaaattttataccCAATTGAACTTTACTCATATGATAATAATCATGTGCCAAGTTAAAGGAATGCTCAAGGGAGTCAATGTGACAAGGAAACAACTCTTTCCTAAGTTCAGGTTTTAGGCCAGTCCTAAACCTAGAAATTTGTTGGCTAATGCTTTTTCTACCCCACATCTAATGGATAGTTCATCAAACTTTCTCATGTACTCAGTCACACTCATACTTCATTGTCTAAGGCTATAGAGTTTATCCATAAGACGTTCCCTATAAGAAATTTGGACATATTTTTCTATCAATCTTTCTTTCATCAAGTCCCAATGTTCTATGAGTCTATGACCTAGGTGAGTTTCTTGTCTTTCGACATTTACCCAATGAAGCTTAGCTTGCCTGGTTAGTCTCATTTTTACAAATATTACTCGGTGTAGATCAAGCATCTCATACCAGTCAAAATATGAATCCATTTAAGCTAACCAATCCTAAAAAATCTTTGGATCCATTTGACCATCATATGTAAGGGCTTCAATTTTTACTCTTTTCATGACATCCATTTTCGGATCATGATTGTCCCTATGAAAAGGTCTCCTAGGTTAGAATTCCTCTTCATTCCAATAGGGAATATAAGGGTCATGACGCTGAAATCTTTTGGGAGCATGTGATCTTGGTGGAGGAGGAATGGGAGGTCTCTCTAAGGGTGGTGTCCTTTCTCTTGGAGGATTGTTTGTTTCCCAAGAGTGGTGGGAAGCAAGTTCATGTTCAATCTCATGGGGCTTTTTGGGATTTTCTTGAGGTTGGTCAGGAACTAAATTAGTTTCCAACCTTTCTATCCTAGCAAGGGCATGAGTTAATTCTTGAGTTAAGACTTGAACTTGGGCTTGAAGTTCATCTAGAATGGTATCATGGTCTATGTCAGTCCTACGACCTTGATAACGGTTCCCAGCCCTAATTGCCATCAAAACATAACAACATAAGGGCAACTACTCATAGCTAAAGAAGAGACTTTGAGGGTTCAGCCTACCTAAACCTAGGCTCTAACCTAGGCCCTGATACCATGATAATGTTGGACTAGGttgggtgacctagtcctacgggtttcaaccctcaatcaaaacatacataataaACACTTTATAATAAGAATTGAATCAACCAAACTtacacaaaataaatcatgctttatctcacatgtccaaggattttgaaaaggtatatAATTTGATTCGTAATCCAATCTCAAAGGTTCTTTCACAAGGAATCAAGTAATATGCTATGAGTAtgctattcaatcattcaagaaaataattatatgttatcacaataATATTCCTACAATTAACAAGCAGATAAGTgtataaatgctgaaaatttaaagtTCTAGGCGTCTTTAGTAAACTATGGCTCAGGGTTAGTCACCTATAGAATTTGTAAATTGAATTATGGAGAGGCAGAACTGGGTCAGTCGATTGATCTAATGAGGTCAGTTGACTGTTTGATATTTATGGAAAAATTTCGAGAGCAGTAAAAGAACAGTTGATTGATCTtttggggtcagtcgcctgacttgTGAAGGGTCTAAAATATTAAGCTAATTTCAAGGGCTTTGTGCAACTGAAACTTATGGGATGTTAAACAAGGATTCCTAAGCAAATTAGGGATTGATTAAGAATGATATTATTATGGGAAAACACTGGATAACTTACCAAAGATCACCACGAATATGAAGCACAACCAAGAAATCCTTAAATATTAGTTGAACAAGTGAAGATGCTATTGCTATTTGTGTATAATGGTGTGAAAAGAAATGAGATGGTGAAGATGCGTTGGATAAGTAGTGGTCTCACACCACTTGATCTCCGAGGAGAACGGACGTAGCCTCTCGCCATTCAATCACAAGGATCAAACAAAGCTTAAAGCTTTACAAAGACAAAGTCTTCTGAAATTCAATATTACTTAACTTCTGCTGATACAACTCTTACAATATATAAACTAACATGGGGATAGGGAAAACCAGCAATAACACTTATGGAACTTCCCATACAAGCATTGGAAACACACACTTAATGCTCACAAATTACAAACtcattaactcacacaatttTCTAACAAAATAATTATCTAACACAACATACAACATAGAACATGCAAGTAAGTTGTCTTGCAAGGCTACTAAATAAATGCAAGACAAGTAAAAAGGGAGGCCCAATCTATGTGGGGCTTAGAGGAGCCGTGTAGGGTCCACAAGGGTCTTCATCTCGGAATTGCAAAATCATAACTTGGGTTTTCTTTATGCTGAAAAGTCTTCAAGTACTTCCATAAGTTCCTAAAATGGTTAGAAAACATTGTGGACATCCGGGAGCCTTCCACATGTCACCATGTCGGTGAGCAAAAGGGGGAATGGTTGccgatccccatcatctctcctggGCTTGAAAGAATTCTTCTTCGAAGAATGAGAAGCAAAGTACTAGGAGTATAGTTTCAAGTTGAGATGGAGTAGATCTTCTTTTAAAATCCAACTGCGCTCTGAAATTGGTTTACCTTTCCACTTAACCAAGAATTTCTGATATGATCCAGCTCGTGTGATCATTGTTTTATCATCCAGGATTTCCTCAATTTCATCACTGTTCTTAGGCATAGGTAATGATGGTGGCAAAGGCAAACTTTGTGGTTCGGCTTCATGATGAGTGAGGAACGGAGTGAGATCACCTACAAGGTTAGAAATGGAGGGCTCCATGAAAGTAGATACTTCATGAAATGGGGTTAAGTcctcaacattaaacacattactAATGCCAAATTCAATGGGAATATCAAATATATAAACATTAGAACTGCTTTTCTTTAAAATATTGAAAGGACCCAtctttttagcatataactttCTTACCGTTCCTACCGAAATCTGTTTGGGACGAATACAgatcataaccatatcaccctctaAAAATTCTTGTAACCCGCGATGAATAtcagcactagatttataatgttccTTGTTCAAGTTGATTTTCATTCTAATTTCAGAGTGTAGGTCATTAATGTGTTTAGCAAAAGCATCGGCTTGTTCGGTCACTCTAACCTATGGAGGTAATGGGACAAGATCTATCAGCTTCCTAGGTTGATAACCAGTGACAACTTGAAATAGGCTAAGACCTGTGGTTCTATTCACTGAGCTAATGAATGCAAATTCAGTCATCAAAAGACACAAATCCCATGAACCTATAGTCTATAAATGATGTGGCAGACTCAGTTTACCTAATAATTTCTCGATATTGGGACAACCAACCCAATCAAACGTCATCATTAGGGACAAAAATGGAGCTCAATATGGAAATAGTATTCTTGTGCAGTTTGCTTTAGGATTCATTTGTTTTGCTGGATTGGAGTATAGTGGTTATGATAATTATTTTTTTGCTTATATAATTTACCATTAATAAA
The sequence above is a segment of the Malania oleifera isolate guangnan ecotype guangnan chromosome 8, ASM2987363v1, whole genome shotgun sequence genome. Coding sequences within it:
- the LOC131162708 gene encoding uncharacterized protein LOC131162708; its protein translation is MGLKVEPHPTPYKVAWVNVATTPISHRCLVLINIPDYEDKIWYDVLRMDVAHILLEIPWLYDLDVLDSGRANTYTFRCNGKKIVLSPSEPKKDKQDKEKKSLKIKEKVGNSLHVLRKKQFEQKSKKTQIVYVVVTKENDSSTLEHETPHEVSPILSEFSDVISEPLNELPPMRDI